A window of Companilactobacillus allii genomic DNA:
GCCATCTATCTTGCTGCGTAGGTAGCCAACATAGACGTCGACGACATTTTGTTGTCCCAAGAAATCTTCACCCCAGACGTTATCCAGTAATTCATCACGAGTGAAGACCTGATTGACGTGCTGTAGGAAGAATAACAACAAGTCATATTCACGTCTGGTCAATTGAATATTGACGTTATTTCTAACCACTTGATGAGACTTAGTATTGAGCGTTAAATCAGCGATTTGGTAAGTTTGATCTGGCTCTGATAATTGTTCAGCACGTCTTTGGATCACACGTACTCTAGCAAGTAACTCTTCTATTTCAAAGGGTTTGGTAATATAGTCATCGGCTCCATTATCAAGACCGGCAACTTTATCACCGACATAATCACGAGCCGTCATGATGATAACCGGTACTTGGTCATGCTTTCTAATA
This region includes:
- a CDS encoding response regulator transcription factor — protein: MKNTILIVEDELSLSSYLTKELQFEDFNVVVANDGLEAMEKYEEHQNELLLILLDWMLPKLDGMEVLRRIRKHDQVPVIIMTARDYVGDKVAGLDNGADDYITKPFEIEELLARVRVIQRRAEQLSEPDQTYQIADLTLNTKSHQVVRNNVNIQLTRREYDLLLFFLQHVNQVFTRDELLDNVWGEDFLGQQNVVDVYVGYLRSKIDGKNDRPLIQTIRGVGYSIEDTANED